From the Hordeum vulgare subsp. vulgare chromosome 1H, MorexV3_pseudomolecules_assembly, whole genome shotgun sequence genome, the window aaggattagcatcacatgcaattcataagtgacatcatatggccatgatcttgtgcttcttgatctccatcaccaaagcaccagcatgatcttcattgtcaccggcgccacaccgtgatctccatcatcatgatctccatcatcgtgccgccatcgaggttgccgtgctatctatgctatcactactaaagctacaacctagcaatatagtaaacacatctgcaagcacaaatgttagtttaaagacaaccctatggctcctgccggttgccgtagcctcgacgtgcaagtcgatatttaactattacaacatgatcaattcatacatccaatatatcacatcatgtctttggccatatcacatcacatgcataccctacaaaaacaagttagacgtcctctaatttgttgttgcatgttttacgtggctgttatgggtatctagtatggtcgcatcttacttacgcaaaaccacaatggtgatgtgcaaattgctatttaacctctttccaaggatcgcctcggtcaaatccgattcaactaaagttgaagaaacagacacccgccagtcatctttatgcaacaagttgcatgttagtcaatgaaacgggtctctcataagcgtacgagtaaggttggtccaggccgcttcaatccaacaataccgccgaatcgagaaaatactaaggagggcagcaaatctaacatcaacgcccacgaaaacttttgtgttctactcgagattacatctacacatgaacctagctcatgatgccactgttggggaatgttgcatgggaaacaaaagttcctacgcacacgaagacctatcatggtgatgatcatctacgagagggagatcagacctacatatccttgtagatcgctaagcggaaagcgttaagaaacgagattgatatagtggaacagcttcgtgattcaaatcaccgtcgtcccacgatccgtcccgatctagcaccgaacggcggcacctccgcgttcagcacacgtacagctcgatgacgatctccgccttgttgatctagcaagagagatggggaagtagatgagttctccggcactgTGATggcgcgtcggtgatggtgatgatctattcctgcagggctccgcccgagctccgtagaaaaccgatctagaggaagaactacgaagtagaggtttaggattgcacgtggcaaagttgtgtctcaaaaaccctaaaacctctagtatatataggaggaggggaggggctagccttggggctcaagggagcccctagggcgtcagccgaagggaggaggagggactcccactccaattccgtttggaaggtggagtcccttccttccttcccacctccttttttttctccttaGATTTTCCCCTTAGCCAAAAtagtcctattgggctggcctcaccagcccaccaagggctggtgcgacacCCATGGTCTATTAGGttttctcccgggtgggtggcccctcccggtaaaaacccagaacccattcgtcactcccggtacactgtcggcaatgcccgaaatctttccgaaggccaaatgaaacaaccctgtatatcaatcttcgtttccagaccattccataaaccctcgtgatgtccgtgatctcatacgggactccgaacaaaccgtcagtcaccaacaccaataactcaactataccgaaacgtcaccgaaccaagtgtgcagaccctgcgggttcgagaactatgcagacatgacctgagacagtcCCCGATgagtatccaacagcgggacctggatgtccatattggatcctacatattctacgaagatcttatcggttgaacctctgtgccaaggattcatataacaacgtataccattccctttgtccttcggtatgttacttgcccgagatttgatcgtcggtatccctatacctatttcaatctcgttaccggcaagtctctttactcgttccgtaatacaagatcccgtgactaacactttagccacattgcttgcaaggcttatatgtgatgttgtattaccgagtgggccccgagatacctctccatcacacggagtgacaaatcccagtcttgatccatgctaactcaacggacaccttcggagatacctgtagagcacctttatagtcacccagtaacgttgtgacgtttggtacacgcaaggtattcctccggtgttagtgagttgcatgatctcatggtcataggaatgaatacttgacacacagaaaacaatagcaacaaaataacacgatcacatgctacgtttatagtttgggtcttgtccatcacatcattctcccaatgatgtgatccagtcatcaagcgacaacacttgcatatggtcagaaaaccttaaccatccttgattaactggctagtcaactagaggcttactagggacatagttttgtctatatatccacacatgcatttatgttttcattcaatacaattatagcatggataataaacaattatcttgaaacagaaaatataataataactattttatcattgtctctagggcatatttccaatagccgGGTCACCATCGTCACCGGATCGCGCCCCGGCCTCGCCCTCGAGCGTGGCGCCCTCTACCCCGACGCTCCCATCGGACGCCTCCTCGGGCAACGCCCCCTCCAGCTCTAGTTCCCCGGCCACCACGGCGGTCCCTTCGGACGCCCCTCGCGCGCCTGGCATCGAGGACTCCGGGTCTCCGGTTGCGCCCCTCTCCGGGATGGTGACCCGGGCTCGCACTAGGACATTCCGATCTAGCACGCGCTATACCTGTGACGAGTACGCGTGTGCCGCCTCGACATCATCATCGTCTCCGCTACCATCCTCCGCTCGAACAACCCTTCGGGGTCCGAACTGGCTTGCTGCGATGCGCGAGGAGTTCGACGCCCTTCAACGCAACCATACGTGGCGGCTTGTTCCATGACCTCCCGATGCCAACGTCATCACTGGCAAGTCGGTGTTCCGCCACAAGACCCGCccccgatggttctcttgagagCCATAAGGCGCACTGGGTGGTACGCAAATTTCGACAGCGAGCTAGCGTTGACTTCATCGACACCTTTGCACCGGTCGTCAAACCGGGCACGATTCGCACCGTTCTTCAGTTGGCTGTCTCGCATGCTTGGCCTGTTCGTGAGCTATAGGTGTCCAACGCCTGCCTACATGGTCACCTCCAGGAACAGGTGTTCTGTCAGCACCCCACCGGCTTCATCGACGCCGCACACCCGAATCATGTGTGTTTGCTCTACATGTCGCTGTACGGATTGAAGCAGACACGCGGGGCTCGGTACCAGCGTATGGCGGCCTTCCTTCAGCAGATGGGGTTTCAGTCCACTCGCTCCGCCGCCCCACTCTTCATCTATCATCAGGGCGCCGGTACTGCGTACCTCCTCCTCTACATCGACGACATCATCCTGACAACATCCTCTTCCGCGCTGCACCACCAAATCATTGTTTGCCTTAGCGCTGAGTTTGCTCTCAAGGACTTGGGGGATCTGCACTACTTCCTCGGCATCGAGGTCATTCGTCGTCCTACCGGTTTCTTTGTGCATCAACAGAAGTACGCCCATGAGATTTTGGAGCGAGCGGGCATGCTTAACTGCAAGATTGCTTCCACGCCTGTTGATACAAAGGCAAAGGTGTCCGCCATTGAGGGATCTCCAACGTCCGACGCCGCCTTCTACGAGTCCATCATCGAAGCTCTTTAGTACCTCACACTGACGCAGCCGGATCTGCAGTACGTTGTGGGACAGGTGTGTCTTCACATGCACTCTCCGTGTGATACTCACTCAGCCATGCTAAAACGTGTTCTCCATTACATATGTGGCACCATGGCTATGGGTCTCACTCTAACGGCTTCCTCTGCCATCGGTCTCGTCACCTACTCTGACGCGGATTGGGCGGGCTACCCGGACACTCGTCGCTCCACCTCTGGTTACCGTGTCTACCTCAGGCCCTCTCTGATATTGTGGACGTCTAAACGACAACCCACGGTATCTCACTCGAGGGCTGAGACGGAGTACTGTGCTGTGGCTAATGTCGTTGCAGAGTGTTCCCCGCTCCGACAGCTGCTTCAGGAGTTGCTGATTGAGGTTTCTAAGGCCACACTTGTATTTTGCGACAACGTTTTTGCGGTCTACTCTCGGCCAACCCCGTTCATCATCGACGCACCAAACACATTGAACTCGACATTCATTTTGTTCGTGAACAGGTTGCGCCGATGTCATAACAAAGGGACCACCAACCTCGACCTTTGAGGGTTTTCGGTCCAGTCTATGCGTCTTCGGTGACGCTTCGACTGCGGGGTGTTGAACATGTAAACTTTGCGTACACGTGTATAAGTCTTGATTTTCTATATTGCACCTGAAACGTCTTCCTCATTTTATAATCTATATGTAACTTGAAAGACAAAACATGAATTACACACCTTGTACCTATACATGTGGCTGATGCATCATTAATGCAAATCATCGATGCATGCAATCTCTCTCCTCCTAACTTACACTCGAGACCGCCCCGGCGGCCGGCGCCCCACGACCATTATAACGTCTAACGTCGGTTGCACTCCACCGCGCGGGCGTCCTCGTCTCGTCGGTACGCCGTGCATCCGTGCGGCCGTGCACCTGGAAAAAAAAGGTGAGAGGTTGTTGGCGCCTCTTCCGTCCCATCGCCCGCGCCGCGCACGAAAAGAAGGGAAAAATGACCCATCCCCGCTCCGAGTCCGATCCATCCGATCCAACCACCGCCTTCCCATCCCGGCCGTGCAACGCCAcgcagcgaggtggaggagcaGGGATCCCCACAAAAACAGCACCCCCAGCGACAGCGAGCCGGGTCACGCGACGAGCGAGCGAGAAAAACGAGGCGAGACCTCCGACCCAGCCAGCCCGAATCTGAATGGCCTCCGCCACCCCGGCGGTGCCCGACCCCGCCCTCGGCCTCGGCCTCCGCCACCCCGGCGCCCTCGCCCGCCGCATCGCCATGGCGCGCGGAGCCGCCGTCGCGCCGGCACTTCGCCCCTGGCTCCTATTCGACGCCGTgcccctcgtcgtcgtcgtcctcatcgccgCGCACGTCCTCGCCCTCGTACGCACCCTCCTCCTCTGCCCTCCACTCAAACCCCCTTCCACCGGAGACACCCCTCCGAGCAGTCAGCGCTGGTCGGTTTCGGGCTGAACCTGGGTGTTTGCTGTGCTGTGGCAGGGCTACTGGATCTACAGGCTCGCCACCGACGGGTCCAAGCACCCCGCGCGGAGCAAGAAACACTAGACAAAGACGGCCGCAGGCCCCCAGTGGCTGCCTCGGTGTAAGGCCTTTCTTCCGTGCTCTTTCATCTCCCTCCTTTTTACTCATCATTGGCTGCAATTGTTATGATGGATTATGGTTTCAACTAGGATTGCTAGTTTTGCCGGTTGCGCGACAGGGTTTGTCTGAATGCCTAGTTACGGGGGTGATTCGTGCGATATCTGCGGGATTGTGGCTACCAGGCGAGCTCGCCGAAATGTTGGAATCAACACTGTGATAGTGTCGATATGTAGTATGCTTTTACATATCTACACTAATTCAGTGGCCAGTGGGTTTTGGGGCTTCAACCTGATTAACCGTTGGAGAGCTTGCCCGAATACCAATATATGGGTTCTACGTATTGTTGGAGTTAGCTTTTTGTTATTTACTCCTATAGGATAGTGGATAATAAATGAATGCAAAATTTTGGTGGATTCGGCTTGTTTTTTATTTTCAGTAGACCAGCATTACTTTAATAATGTAATTTTTGATTCTGACTATGTGTTTCCTGATTTGTTTGGGACATTTGCTTTATGAAAGCACTCTATAAGCATTGTCATGAAATAAACCGCTAATCCTCATATTAATTATGCATCTCTGTGTGCTGTGTGGCACTCATGTTTTGAGAAAACCCATTTGGGCTTATTAACTGGATAAGAGCATCTACAAACATGTTAGGGGGCCATATAGCCCATACGCGTACTTGGGCTTCACATGGGCCAGGCGCGGCTGTGCACCACCGCT encodes:
- the LOC123431183 gene encoding uncharacterized protein LOC123431183, giving the protein MASATPAVPDPALGLGLRHPGALARRIAMARGAAVAPALRPWLLFDAVPLVVVVLIAAHVLALGYWIYRLATDGSKHPARSKKH